Proteins from one Diprion similis isolate iyDipSimi1 chromosome 3, iyDipSimi1.1, whole genome shotgun sequence genomic window:
- the LOC124404885 gene encoding coiled-coil domain-containing protein 40, whose product MCDPSLGAVPSPVSEQRSSYKPRFLDKDEKMPSDSLKEPSTKANSKLWKYTPPAEPPSILDPDDPLMKRFQDSLKAHLSRIDNKLNEEIFDLEAAIKNAKDVREQEGLKLYSAQEEIARQQSAIDNYQATLVEVIQMREEKESQIDSVKKVHKEAYQKLRNEKAKEEEIIRELESLSSLERQFNEWENEISSNLTISKRMSEKDAMVQKELIRKKQQEDYILFKIMSEVWKIESEIKILNEQAELKEKEKSTLSQTIADANADLDALQREYKNLFNTWNSIVSNISQRNQIYSDISDERQQIRESFRTLQSGIDKLKKEANKEMENNERLTSVQSRIEEEIQINSKINAVEKEKIIHLESQFTKIAKLVEQNNAEFNEIQSDYRHYRNMEKLMQKDIEKLASQKVQIEEQILAKLEEKVAHDKVARHLNKLLRNLKCVTREQELAVVQAENDYGKTLLDIEKLRGVLENNKSELEELVNVNTVKEKEIDVTQSEIKKYDSIITKKQRDIDIVNKRIEEALENTGGEEISPLDLKIITLEKNIEETEQMNQKLQLHWLRQEGYMVNLTQQRNVQTQEMSLLAKQITIMEQKNLKLETELELQRKEELNMVRVINNYQQRLVHLNARLAMQKDYKDFLEDTNYMTKNECLVSLEESEMNIIRLKNDIQQLEDEKMSAKEQLIILQRESLSWEKKVQLAQETNKNVKDERGCFGDVGIMKSEIQRMQIRLSHLKKAQEKLIQDMEHCVSRRDAIVDGAMAKEKRNPKGQHNQRAIFQKRLADQRLKIKQLAKETKQIDNQISELEELQKTMLEQLNQEQERLRLIEDSIPDIEKKITEAEIIKQHNLEILIRKQHKVKMYQDVHNGRHKMLHKSESLLDAELLKQRMMNADLKEIMEQTQSDFPLLKNVTRKILLTLQTP is encoded by the exons atgtgCGATCCAAGCTTGGGGGCTGTACCATCGCCAGTCAGTGAACAGAGATCCAGTTATAAACCGAGATTTTTGGACAAAGATGAAAAGATGCCTTCGGATTCTTTGAAAGAACCTTCTACAAAAGCAAACTCTAAATTATGGAAATATACTCCACCTGCAGAGCCACCATCGATTCTTGATCCTGATGATCCGTTGATGAAGCGATTCCAGGATTCCCTCAAAGCTCACTTGTCTCgtattgataataaattgaatgaagaaattttcgatcTT GAAGCAGCAATCAAAAATGCGAAAGATGTTCGAGAACAGGAAGGACTTAAGTTGTACAGTGCGCAGGAAGAAATAGCTCGGCAGCAATCAGCAATCGATAACTATCAGGCTACGTTAGTAGAGGTGATCCAGATGCGCGAAGAAAAGGAATCACAAATAGATTCAGTGAAAAAAGTGCATAAGGAAGCGTACCAGAAATTGCGAAATGAGAAGGCAAAGGAGGAAGAGATCATTCGGGAACTGGAAAGTTTGTCTTCACTAGAACGCCAGTTCAACGAATGGGAGAATGAAATATCTAGTAATCTGACGATATCAAAAAGAATGTCTGAAAAAGATGCAATGGTtcaaaaagaattaattcgCAAAAAGCAGCAAGAGGATTATATtctatttaaaataatgtCAGAAGTGTGGAAGATCGAatcggaaataaaaatcttaaatGAGCAGGCTgaactaaaagaaaaagagaagagtaCGCTCAGTCAAACTATCGCCGATGCCAATGCTGATCTTGATGCATTGCAAcgagaatataaaaatctgtTCAACACATGGAATAGCATTGTTTCTAATATCTCTCAAAGAAATCAGATTTACAGCGATATTTCTGATGAGAGACA ACAAATACGAGAATCGTTTCGAACATTACAATCTGGAAtagacaaattgaaaaaagaggcCAACAAAGAAATGGAGAATAATGAAAGGCTAACGTCTGTTCAATCGAGAATAGAAGAAGAGATTCAGatcaattcgaaaataaaCGCCGTTGAAAAGGAGAAGATCATCCATCTTGAATCACAGTTTACAAAAATAGCTAAACTGGTCGAGCAGAATAACGCAGAATTTAACGAAATTCAAAGT gaTTACCGACATTATCGCAATATGGAAAAACTGATGCaaaaagatattgaaaaactaGCTAGCCAAAAAGTTCAAATAGAGGAGCAAATTTTGGCCAAGCTGGAAGAAAAGGTGGCACATGACAAAGTTGCTCGGCACCTGAATaaacttttacgaaatttAAAGTGTGTAACTCGGGAGCAGGAATTGGCTGTAGTACAGGCTGAAAATGATTATGGAAAAACATTGCTGGACATTGAAAAGTTACGTGGTGTGTTGGAAAACAACAAATCAGAGTTGGAGGAACTTGTTAATGTTAACactgtgaaagaaaaagaaattgatgtGACACAatcagagataaaaaaatacgacTCCATTAttacgaaaaaacaaagagatATTGATATTGTGAACAAACGAATTGAAGAAGCTCTAGAAAATACAGGGGGGGAAGAAATCAGTCCGCTTGATTTAAAGATAATAACGTTAGAAAAGAATATAGAGGAGACAGAGCAGATGAATCAAAAACTACAGTTACACTGGCTAAGGCAAGAAGGGTATATGGTAAACCTTACTCAGCAGAGGAACGTTCAGACACAAGAGATGAGCTTATTGGCTAAACAGATAACAATAATGGAgcaaaagaatttgaaactcGAGACTGAGCTTGAACTGCAACGAAAAGAAGAGCTTAATATGGTCAGAGTTATAAATAACTATCAACAGAGATTAGTGCATCTCAATGCACGACTGGCAATGCAAAAAGATTACAAGGACTTTTTGGAAGACACGAATTATATGACGAAGAATGAGTGCTTGGTATCACTGGAAGAGTCAGAAATGAATATCATTAGATTAAAGAATGATATACAGCAATTGGAAGACGAAAAAATGAGCGCCAAAGAACAGTTGATCATTTTACAGCGGGAGAGTTTATCTTGGGAAAAAAAG GTACAATTAGCGCAAGAGACCAACAAGAATGTTAAAGACGAACGAGGCTGCTTCGGTGATGTGGGAATAATGAAAAGTGAGATCCAAAGAATGCAAATTAGACTTTCACACCTTAAAAAGGCTCAGGAAAAGTTGATTCAAGATATGGAACATTGCGTTTCTCGAAGAGATGCAATTGTTGACGGAGCAATggcaaaagagaaaagaaatcctAAAGGCCAACACAATCAGAGagccatttttcaaaaacgcctGGCCGATCAAAggctgaaaatcaaacaattagCAAAA GAAACGAAACAGATAGACAATCAAATTTCTGAATTGGAAGAACTGCAGAAGACAATGTTAGAACAGTTGAATCAGGAACAAGAAAGGCTCAGGTTAATCGAAGACTCTATTCCAGACATTGAAAAGAAGATAACTGAAgctgaaattataaaacagcAT aatttggAGATTCTAATACGGAAACAGCACAAAGTGAAAATGTATCAAGACGTCCACAACGGGCGGCACAAGATGCTGCATAAATCTGAATCACTCTTAGATGCAGAACTGTTGAAACAGCGCATGATGAATGcagatttgaaagaaataatggAACAAACGCAAAGTGATTTTccactgttgaaaaatgtgacgCGAAAAATATTACTGACACTTCAAACACCGTAA
- the LOC124404887 gene encoding tyrosine--tRNA ligase, mitochondrial, with product MSVRHLWRLCTACRHDLKSIRTYKTYKSRNVLRLYDRGMFQDIFPDTSAGEVIDLLNSSPQTVYAGFDPTADSLHIGNLLVLMNLLHWQRSGHQVIAVVGGATGQIGDPSHRKSARTEMEQVLINKNIEGISRNIRTIFENHEELFWDDNKKPKRVMIVNNIDWYKDISVLDFLRSVGKYFRLGTMLSKTSVQTRLNSETGMSFAEFSYQVLQGYDWFYLLEKYNCRFQIGGSDQMGNIDAGFDLIGRVTETRVFGLTLPLITTESGEKFGKSAGNAVWLSENKSSSFQLYQFFMRTKDSDVHRFLKFFTFIPLGRIAEIMATHEKNPEQRTAQKILAEHVTRLVHGEAGLKTAQQTTSILYDKSIESLSNLSADEMVTAFQGATLIEVLPEPGLTVLQLSLRANCFPDETNAIRIITAGGFYINHQRIKNIEEVITPGVHIMPNNLTMLRVGKKTYYIVKWVS from the exons ATGAGTGTAAGGCATTTGTGGAGGTTATGCACGGCCTGTAGGCACGATTTAAAGAGTATTAGaacgtacaaaacgtacaaaAGTAGAAACGTTTTAAGACTTTACGACAGAGGAATGTTTCAGGATATTTTTCCAGACACTTCGGC AGGAGAAGTAATCGACCTTCTTAATTCGTCGCCGCAGACGGTATATGCCGGGTTTGATCCAACGGCGGACAGTTTGCATATTGGAAATCTATTAGTATTGATGAATCTTCTACATTGGCAAAGATCTGGCCATCAAGTAATAGCTGTAGTAGGAGGAGCTACGGGACAGATAGGAGATCCGAGTCACAGAAAGTCAGCGCGTACCGAAATGGAACAGGTCCTAATAAATAAGAACATAGAAGGTATATCGAGAAACATTAgaacgatatttgaaaatcatgagGAACTTTTTTGGGATGAtaacaaaaaaccaaaacgtGTTATGATTGTCAACAATATAGACTGGTACAAGGATATAAGTGTGCTTGATTTTCTAAGAAGTGTAGGAAAGTATTTCAGACTCGGTACAATGCTCAGCAAAACATCCGTACAGACGAGACTAAATTCAGAAACAGGAATGAGCTTTGCTGAGTTCTCTTACCAGGTCCTTCAAGGCTACGATTGGTTCTATCTACTGGAGAAGTACAATTGTAGATTTCAAATTGGTGGCAGCGATCAAATGGGTAACATCGATGCTGGGTTCGATTTGATCGGCAGAGTAACTGAGACAAGGGTCTTTGGTCTGACGCTACCATTAATCACAACAGAAAGTGGTGAAAAGTTTGGCAAATCTGCCGGCAATGCTGTATGGTTGTCAGAGAATAAGTCTTCCAGTTTTCAACTCTACCAATTCTTCATGCGCACCAAAGACTCGGACGTTCATCGATTCCTAAAATTCTTCACATTTATCCCATTGGGACGTATTGCAGAAATTATGGCTACCCACGAAAAAAATCCCGAACAACGTACAGCACAAAAAATACTAGCTGAACATGTTACTCGATTGGTGCATGGAG AAGCAGGCTTGAAAACAGCACAGCAAACTACATCCATACTTTACGATAAGTCGATTGAAAGTTTATCCAATCTCAGTGCCGATGAGATGGTCACCGCATTTCAAGGGGCAACTTTAATTGAAGTATTGCCTGAGCCAGGCTTGACGGTGCTACAACTTAGTTTGAGAGCAAATTGTTTTCCGGATGAAACTAATGCAATAAGAATTATTACCGCTGGTGGTTTTTACATCAATCATCAAaggattaaaaatattgaagaagtAATCACTCCTGGGGTTCATATCATGCCAAATAATTTGACGATGTTAAGGGTAGGAAAGAAAACGTATTATATTGTGAAATGGGTCTCATAA